DNA sequence from the Terriglobia bacterium genome:
CATCCCAGATGACGATCATCCCATCCGTTCCGCCGAACGCCAGCATTTCTCCGCCCGGTGATGCCGCGAGGGCGCCGGCCCGCTGCGCAATGTCGGTCGATGGAACCCTTCTTAGGCTGCCGTTATCCTCCAAAGAAAAAACCGATTTCCCATCCTCTCCCGCCGCGGCGACGGTCCGGCCATTCTCCGATATGGCGAGACAGTCCGTGGAAGGCACAATCCGGCTCCTTTGCAGCTCAGTTCCCGTTGCCATGTTCCAGAAATAGGCGACGCCGTCATCGTTGACGCCCACCAGCACGCCGGGATCACCGGGGAGGAAGGATATGGCCAGGATTCGATGTATGCTGAACGATTGCTGGGCCCGTCGCATTTCCTGATGCAGAAGTGCGGCGCCGGCCGGAATGCACTGGGGACCCACAGCCACGATGCTGGCCTTGACTTCGGCAGTCTGCAGGTCACGAAATGACCAAGTGCTTCCGGCCAGTGAGGCCAGAGCATTTTGTTTCGGGATGAGCAGGTTTACGGTACTGTCGCTCGGGAGAACCATTCTCTTCTCGACTTTTCCATTCGCCGGATTCCATATCGTAACTGCGCGGAGGGCCTGATTTATTTGCGCCGGCAAAGCGGACGGCAAGTCGATCGCTTGCATCCGTGCCTGTAATAAAGTCTGGGGAAGGGCCGCAAGCCTTCCGTCGGCCAGAAACACGAGGGACATTCCGTTGGTCGGGAAGTTCCGGATTCTTCGCACATCCTTGCTTTTGGCAAAGTCGTGAAATCCAATTACATAGGAACCGATCCCGCGACCAACAGTACCAGATTGATTAGCGCAATATGCTAACGTCTTTCCGTCGTCTGAAAATGCCAGAGCCGTGACGCGGAAGGGGTAGCCCCAATAGTCTGCCAACCCTGCAATCTTGTGTGCGACGGAAGGCGCGGCAGTGGAATCCATCCAGATCTCATCCTTGGGCCCATTGCCAAGCGACAAGACAAAAGACTCGCCGTCGGGAGCGAATGCGGCGCGTTGACACACCACTGTTGGCGCCTGGTCTCCGGTCAACAGGGGAGTCAGTTTGCCGGCAAACACATTCCAGAGAAATAATCCGTCGAGCGGGGGAATATAGTACCGCCCGGCCACATTGGGTCCAGTGTTGGCCACCACCGCAAACAGCGCTCCCGCGGACGTGAACGCCATTTCCATAACATTCGTGACTCTGGTGTCAGGGAGTTTTTTCTTTACGGCGCCGGTGCGCACATCAATGATCTGAATCTCAACGAAAGGAGCGGGCTCGCCGATCGGTGAATTGTCGTTGGAACCTTTCGCAGCGATTGCCAGTTCGGCACCGTCATGGGTGAAAGCGAGTGCGGTGACCCCTTCTTTGGTAACCAGGCACTTCTCCCTCCAATACTCAAGATCCAACACTGTAACCCCATATCTATAAACCAGGGCTACCAATTTGCCGTCTCGCGAAAACGCGGTCTTTGAGACGGTAGGGGAAGTGTCAGACCAAGGGCGTGCGCCGGGGGGAGCAAATTGGGACTCTGTGGCCTGGGGCATTGCGGCCAGCGCCCAAAGCAACATTGCCAACGTCAACGATCCGCAGGCTCTTGATCTTGAACGATGCGCCATAGGCGGTCTTCCTTCGGAGACCCGGGGACGCAATACTTATCGGATTCTCCAGAATCACCTGCTTCGTCACATTAAAGCCGGCGATAGACTTCTCGACGATGGCCGATCCTGTAGATCCTCACAAGATGCAGATTGTCATCGACGGTGTAAAGGATGCGGTAGTCACCGGTCCGAACGCGAAACCCGTTGCCCCCGACAAGTTTTTTGCATCCGGGTGGCCGAGGATCCGCCTGGAGGTCGTCGATGGCATCGGAGATCAGCTCGCGAGTCTCGGCTGGCAGATCGCGATATTCACGTCTGGCGCGGGTTTCCAACTCTACCTTATACGTCACTTCTTGCCACCCCGGCGTGATTCTCTCTTTATATCGCCCCAGGCGTGAAATCCCGTGGCTTCGCTCATTGCTTCTCGAAGATCCTCAGCGTCGAGCAAGTCTTCGAGTTTTTCTCTCAAGGCGGTTTCGAGTACGAAGTTCTTTCGCAGGCCCAGCTTTTTGCAGACAGCGTCCAATTGGGCGGTGAGATCGGACGGGAGCTTTGTGGCAAAGGGCTCGTTTTTCATAGCATTTCCTTTCATGCTACATCATACCAAATCATGATCTAACATGCCAGGTAACCTACTCCAGTCTTTGGCGACAGACCGGAATGGCGCATGCATAAAAAGTCCAATTGAGGCCCTGAAAGGGTCCACCAGCAAAGCCCAGGCGCAAGTCCGGAGAACTGACGTATGGTATGAATCAGCCCGATGGCAGCGAACCCAGAGAGCCAAATCCTGAGGGCTGCCGGCAACAGAAGCGTCCTTGAACAAATTTGGCGACACTATCTCAACTTTACCAGCTTGCTTCCAAGCTTATCGCCCCCTATGTCGTAGATGATCACTTTGAGAATCTGGCGGGGCGCCTTCTCCGGGATCATGATGGAACAATGGATCCCCGTTTGTAGAAACTGCTGATAGGTCTCTTCGAGCAGGTTCAGGTCCATTGTTTTCAAGTCGGCACCCAAATAATGTCTCTGGGCGTCCGCGTAATAGATGGCGATGCGCAGCCTGGCTGTGTGCAGGTTGCCGAAAACCTTGTATGCGACATCGGCGGCTTCGATCTGCAGATCGACTTTGATTTGAGGTTGGCCGCCGGCGTCCTTCAGTGCAGCCGTGTCGACTTTGAATTCAAGCTCGTCCAGGTCCCGCTCGTAGGCTCCGGCGGCCGTAACGCGGGAATTGATAAATCTCTCGTCACGTTCTGAAGGTTGCACGGCGTCGCGAGCGTAAT
Encoded proteins:
- a CDS encoding WD40 repeat domain-containing protein; protein product: MLDLEYWREKCLVTKEGVTALAFTHDGAELAIAAKGSNDNSPIGEPAPFVEIQIIDVRTGAVKKKLPDTRVTNVMEMAFTSAGALFAVVANTGPNVAGRYYIPPLDGLFLWNVFAGKLTPLLTGDQAPTVVCQRAAFAPDGESFVLSLGNGPKDEIWMDSTAAPSVAHKIAGLADYWGYPFRVTALAFSDDGKTLAYCANQSGTVGRGIGSYVIGFHDFAKSKDVRRIRNFPTNGMSLVFLADGRLAALPQTLLQARMQAIDLPSALPAQINQALRAVTIWNPANGKVEKRMVLPSDSTVNLLIPKQNALASLAGSTWSFRDLQTAEVKASIVAVGPQCIPAGAALLHQEMRRAQQSFSIHRILAISFLPGDPGVLVGVNDDGVAYFWNMATGTELQRSRIVPSTDCLAISENGRTVAAAGEDGKSVFSLEDNGSLRRVPSTDIAQRAGALAASPGGEMLAFGGTDGMIVIWDVTKRAVVRQWKGHGGAVRSMAFSRDGTMLASSADDLTLNLWSVGTGALVQSLEARKRKANAVTFAAGPNALLASGGDDSKVILWDVRNRKSVRTLDGHRGPVRSISFSPDGSILISGADDGLIVWDVKTGKRIKVLLGNSAEWPGGRGAPIGKPAVPGGNYITIMSIRFSTDGKLVACGGTNNTAMVWDTKTWGKRVFKP
- a CDS encoding type II toxin-antitoxin system RelE/ParE family toxin, which produces MTYKVELETRARREYRDLPAETRELISDAIDDLQADPRPPGCKKLVGGNGFRVRTGDYRILYTVDDNLHLVRIYRIGHRREVYRRL